In the Clostridium beijerinckii genome, one interval contains:
- the cysS gene encoding cysteine--tRNA ligase: MKVFNTLTRQKEEFIPIIPGEVKMYVCGPTVYNFFHIGNGRTFIVFDTIRRYLEYRGYKVRFVQNFTDIDDKMINKANDEGITVKELGDKYIKEYYQDADSLKIERATVNPRATEYIHDIIKFVEELIEAGFAYEVDGDVYYSTKKFDNYGKLVGQNLDDLQVGARISVDERKKDPMDFAVWKAQKPGEPAWESPWGPGRPGWHIECSCMAKKLLGDTIDIHAGGMDLRFPHHENEIAQSEALTGKPFANYWLHAAFVNVDNKKMSKSLNNFFTAREVLEEYSSDAIRFLMLSGHYRIQINFTKELLDSAKSSIERLYNCINNLENLKDEVTKKLMDEAEEKYLKSLDKYREKFIEKMDDDFNTADAISVLFDLTKDINNNVNISSSSELCEKAESMVRELGNPLGILQDRIEKDLETEIQELIEKRQQARKNKDFALADKIRDDLKSRNIILEDTPQGVRWKKID; the protein is encoded by the coding sequence ATGAAGGTATTTAATACTTTAACAAGACAAAAAGAAGAGTTTATCCCTATTATTCCTGGCGAAGTTAAAATGTACGTCTGTGGGCCAACTGTATATAATTTTTTTCACATAGGTAATGGAAGAACATTTATTGTCTTTGATACTATAAGGAGATATTTGGAGTATAGAGGATACAAGGTTAGATTTGTCCAAAACTTTACTGACATAGACGATAAAATGATTAATAAAGCTAATGATGAGGGAATTACAGTAAAAGAGCTTGGAGATAAATATATAAAAGAATACTACCAAGATGCCGATTCGTTAAAGATTGAAAGAGCTACTGTAAATCCTAGAGCAACAGAATATATTCATGATATAATCAAATTTGTTGAAGAGTTGATTGAAGCAGGATTTGCTTATGAAGTTGATGGTGATGTTTACTATAGCACAAAAAAATTTGATAATTATGGAAAATTGGTAGGACAGAACTTAGATGATTTGCAGGTTGGTGCAAGAATATCTGTTGATGAAAGAAAGAAAGATCCTATGGATTTTGCAGTGTGGAAAGCACAAAAGCCAGGTGAACCTGCTTGGGAAAGCCCTTGGGGACCTGGAAGGCCTGGGTGGCATATAGAGTGTTCGTGCATGGCGAAGAAATTGTTGGGAGATACAATAGATATTCATGCAGGTGGTATGGATTTAAGATTCCCGCATCATGAAAATGAAATAGCTCAAAGTGAAGCTCTAACAGGAAAACCATTTGCAAATTATTGGCTCCATGCAGCATTTGTTAATGTAGATAATAAGAAAATGTCAAAATCATTAAATAACTTCTTTACCGCAAGAGAAGTTCTTGAGGAATATAGTTCGGATGCAATAAGGTTTTTGATGTTGTCTGGACACTATAGAATACAAATAAATTTTACTAAGGAACTTTTAGATTCAGCAAAATCATCAATAGAAAGATTATATAATTGCATAAATAATCTTGAAAATTTAAAAGATGAAGTGACTAAAAAATTAATGGATGAAGCGGAAGAAAAATATCTAAAGTCTTTAGATAAATATAGAGAAAAATTTATTGAGAAGATGGATGATGATTTTAATACAGCAGATGCTATTTCAGTATTGTTTGATTTGACTAAAGATATTAACAATAATGTGAATATTAGTTCATCCTCTGAATTATGTGAGAAAGCAGAATCAATGGTTAGAGAACTAGGAAATCCGCTAGGTATACTTCAAGATCGTATTGAGAAGGATTTGGAAACAGAAATTCAGGAGCTTATTGAAAAGAGACAGCAAGCCAGAAAAAATAAAGATTTTGCACTTGCGGATAAAATAAGAGATGATTTAAAAAGCAGAAATATAATTTTGGAAGATACACCACAGGGTGTTAGATGGAAAAAGATTGATTAA
- a CDS encoding PIN/TRAM domain-containing protein, which translates to MLKRLLRGIFSVIGLILGYFISEILLTIPQVDNLTYISTTITRVLFIIIISFIFGLIFYIISPIIYKGISNLIEYIEKSMQKMSITEIIYGTFGAVIALILMTFIAKPINDINIIGPILLILLNVLAAIIGAEIMIKKKEDITALLVNMKKPVIKEKKVKEVIKESIKGIPKVLDTSVIIDGRIFDICETGFVEGPLVIPNFVLDELRHISDSSDSLKRNRGRRGLDILNKIQKELAIETQIVEDDFPKIAEVDAKLLKLAQKMEGKVITNDYNLNKVAEFQGVPVLNINELSNAIKPVVLPGEEMTIDIVKDGKESSQGVAYLEDGTMIVVEGGRKYIGQTTSVIVTSVLQTAAGRMIFAKPKDN; encoded by the coding sequence GTGTTAAAAAGACTATTAAGGGGAATTTTTTCTGTAATTGGATTGATACTAGGATATTTCATATCTGAAATATTACTTACAATCCCTCAGGTTGATAATTTGACTTACATTTCAACCACTATTACTAGAGTTTTATTTATTATTATTATATCTTTTATCTTTGGACTTATATTTTATATTATTTCTCCTATTATATACAAAGGAATTTCTAATTTAATTGAGTATATTGAAAAGAGTATGCAAAAAATGAGCATAACTGAAATCATTTATGGAACTTTTGGAGCTGTAATTGCTTTAATTCTTATGACATTTATTGCAAAACCAATAAATGATATAAATATAATTGGGCCAATTTTATTAATTTTATTAAATGTGTTAGCTGCTATAATAGGTGCAGAAATAATGATTAAAAAAAAGGAAGATATAACAGCTCTTCTTGTTAATATGAAAAAGCCTGTAATTAAAGAGAAAAAAGTTAAAGAGGTAATAAAAGAGTCTATAAAAGGAATTCCGAAAGTATTAGATACATCAGTTATAATTGATGGAAGAATATTTGATATTTGTGAGACTGGATTTGTTGAAGGACCACTGGTTATACCTAACTTTGTATTGGATGAATTAAGGCATATATCCGATTCTTCTGATTCACTAAAAAGAAATAGAGGAAGAAGAGGTCTAGATATATTAAATAAAATACAAAAAGAGCTAGCCATAGAAACTCAAATTGTAGAAGATGATTTTCCTAAAATTGCAGAAGTTGATGCAAAGTTGCTTAAACTTGCACAAAAGATGGAAGGAAAGGTTATAACTAATGATTATAATCTAAATAAAGTGGCTGAGTTTCAAGGAGTACCGGTATTAAATATAAATGAATTATCAAATGCAATAAAACCAGTAGTATTACCTGGTGAAGAAATGACAATTGATATAGTAAAGGATGGGAAAGAATCAAGCCAAGGTGTTGCGTATTTAGAAGATGGAACTATGATTGTTGTTGAAGGTGGAAGAAAATACATAGGACAAACAACAAGTGTTATAGTTACATCAGTTCTTCAGACAGCAGCTGGACGAATGATTTTTGCAAAACCAAAAGATAATTAA
- a CDS encoding Mini-ribonuclease 3, giving the protein MLDDLRIRKFSKDEVRMLNSLQLALIGDGVFEVFIRNYILTQNTALSANKIHVKAIGYVKAKSQACIMHEIENLLNEEEEAVYKRGRNAKSPTVPKNAEIRDYRMATGFEALIGYLYLVGDKERLEFIFDRSIEIIN; this is encoded by the coding sequence ATGTTAGATGACTTAAGAATTAGAAAATTTTCAAAAGATGAAGTAAGAATGTTGAATTCATTACAATTGGCATTAATAGGTGATGGTGTGTTTGAAGTTTTTATTAGAAATTATATTTTGACTCAAAATACAGCGTTATCTGCAAATAAGATACATGTGAAGGCAATTGGATATGTAAAAGCAAAAAGTCAGGCGTGTATAATGCATGAAATTGAGAATCTCCTAAATGAGGAGGAAGAAGCGGTTTATAAAAGAGGAAGAAATGCGAAATCACCTACTGTACCTAAGAATGCAGAGATAAGGGATTATAGAATGGCGACTGGGTTTGAAGCATTAATTGGTTATCTATACCTAGTGGGGGATAAGGAAAGATTAGAATTTATATTTGATAGAAGTATTGAAATTATTAATTAG
- the disA gene encoding DNA integrity scanning diadenylate cyclase DisA — MRIEKGIGIKNVLKIMCPGTQLREGLENILRAKTGGLLVIGDDEEVMKLVDGGFYINSEYTPSYAYELAKMDGAIVITGDLKKIVCANAQLIPDSSIPTYETGTRHRTAHRVAKQTNNIVIAISQRRNIITMYKGDIKYVLRESSVILGKANQALQTLEKYVAVLERVINNLNLLEFQDLTTLFDVVTAIQRTEMVMRIVEEINMYILELGNEGRLISMQLNELVKHIERDGILLIRDYCKDGLQYNEVYEHIQKLNSSELLELDAVARTLGRGGIPLMDTLISPKGYRMLSKVPRIPSNVIDNLIKEFEELSNIIDADINDLDNVEGIGEARATAIKEGLKRIKEQVSLKKEI, encoded by the coding sequence ATGAGAATAGAAAAGGGAATAGGAATAAAGAATGTCTTAAAGATAATGTGCCCAGGCACTCAACTAAGGGAAGGTCTTGAAAATATATTAAGAGCTAAAACAGGTGGATTATTAGTGATTGGTGACGATGAAGAAGTTATGAAACTCGTTGATGGCGGTTTTTATATTAATTCAGAGTATACACCATCATATGCATACGAATTAGCTAAAATGGATGGAGCTATAGTCATAACTGGAGACTTAAAGAAAATCGTTTGTGCTAATGCGCAATTAATACCTGATTCATCTATTCCAACATATGAAACAGGAACTAGGCATAGAACGGCGCATAGAGTAGCTAAGCAAACGAATAACATAGTAATTGCAATTTCTCAAAGAAGAAATATAATAACTATGTACAAGGGTGATATAAAGTATGTATTAAGAGAAAGTAGTGTAATTCTTGGAAAGGCAAATCAAGCGCTTCAAACACTAGAAAAATATGTTGCAGTACTTGAACGTGTTATTAATAACTTGAATTTATTGGAGTTTCAAGACTTAACAACACTATTCGATGTAGTTACAGCAATTCAAAGAACTGAAATGGTAATGAGAATAGTGGAAGAAATTAATATGTATATACTAGAGTTGGGGAATGAAGGACGATTAATATCAATGCAATTAAATGAATTAGTTAAGCATATAGAAAGAGATGGAATATTGCTAATTAGGGATTACTGTAAAGATGGACTTCAATATAACGAGGTATATGAGCACATTCAAAAATTAAATTCTTCAGAATTATTAGAATTAGACGCAGTTGCAAGAACATTAGGTCGTGGAGGAATTCCACTTATGGATACATTAATATCTCCAAAGGGATATAGAATGTTGAGTAAGGTGCCAAGAATACCATCTAATGTTATTGATAATCTTATAAAAGAATTTGAAGAATTAAGTAATATAATTGATGCTGATATAAATGACTTAGATAATGTTGAAGGAATAGGAGAAGCGAGAGCTACTGCCATTAAAGAGGGATTGAAACGTATAAAAGAGCAAGTTTCATTAAAAAAGGAAATATGA
- a CDS encoding proline--tRNA ligase — MKMSSMLISTLREVPAEAEIDSHKLMLRAGMIRKMAAGVYNYMPLGLKVLKKVEDIIREEMNAAGAQEFLASAIIPAELWQESGRWDAYGAEMFRLKDRGDRDFCLGPTHEEVFTDIARNEIKSYKQLPLNLYQIQTKYRDERRPRFGVMRSREFVMKDAYSFDKDQGGLDLAYDKMHDAYVKIFNRCGLDAKCVAADSGAIGGSNSAEFMVKSEVGEDDVVFCGECNYAANIEKASSPAEKELKQEFKEINKVETPNTKTIDELVKFFGTNEKKFAKTILFNADGKIVAVMVRGDREINEVKVSNAIGEVINLDLASSEDVKKATGAEIGFAGPMGIKVDMLLVDEEVANMYNFIVGANETGYHINNVNYGRDFEGVIGDYRNVTEGEKCPVCGGKVTIARGTEVGHIFKLGTKYSEAMNAKFIDEDGKEKPFIMGCYGIGVTRTMASIIEQHHDENGIVWPLSVAPYHVSVIPVNVKDEEQARIANEIYEKLTSAGIEALLDDRNERAGVKFKDSELMGIPMRITVGKKINEGEIEFKLRDGEMEVIKIEDVYNIIKGEFEKNKIKLK, encoded by the coding sequence ATGAAAATGTCTAGTATGTTAATATCAACATTAAGAGAAGTACCAGCGGAAGCAGAGATTGATAGCCATAAGCTTATGTTAAGAGCTGGAATGATAAGAAAAATGGCTGCAGGAGTATATAATTATATGCCTCTTGGATTAAAAGTTTTAAAAAAAGTTGAGGATATAATTAGGGAAGAAATGAATGCAGCAGGTGCGCAGGAATTTCTAGCATCAGCTATTATTCCAGCTGAATTATGGCAGGAATCTGGTAGATGGGATGCATATGGAGCAGAAATGTTTAGATTAAAAGATAGAGGTGATAGAGATTTCTGTTTAGGGCCAACTCATGAAGAAGTATTTACAGATATAGCGAGAAATGAAATTAAGTCTTACAAGCAATTACCTCTTAATTTATATCAGATCCAAACAAAGTATAGAGATGAGCGTAGACCTAGGTTTGGGGTGATGAGATCTAGGGAATTTGTAATGAAGGATGCTTATAGCTTTGATAAAGATCAAGGTGGGCTAGATTTAGCTTATGATAAAATGCATGATGCATATGTAAAAATATTTAATAGATGTGGTTTGGATGCAAAATGTGTTGCTGCTGATTCTGGTGCTATTGGTGGTTCAAATTCAGCAGAGTTTATGGTTAAATCGGAAGTTGGAGAGGATGATGTGGTATTTTGTGGTGAATGTAACTATGCAGCAAATATCGAGAAAGCTTCATCACCAGCAGAGAAAGAGTTAAAACAAGAATTTAAGGAAATAAATAAAGTTGAGACACCTAATACAAAAACTATAGATGAATTGGTTAAGTTTTTCGGTACTAATGAAAAAAAATTCGCAAAGACTATCTTGTTTAATGCAGATGGCAAAATAGTAGCAGTTATGGTTAGGGGAGATAGAGAAATTAATGAGGTTAAGGTTAGCAATGCAATTGGTGAAGTGATTAATCTAGATCTTGCTAGTTCAGAAGATGTAAAAAAGGCAACGGGAGCAGAAATAGGATTCGCGGGACCAATGGGGATAAAAGTAGATATGCTATTAGTTGATGAAGAAGTAGCTAATATGTATAACTTTATTGTGGGTGCTAATGAAACAGGTTACCATATTAATAATGTGAATTATGGAAGAGACTTTGAAGGTGTAATAGGAGATTATAGAAACGTAACTGAAGGTGAAAAGTGCCCAGTTTGCGGTGGTAAGGTTACTATTGCAAGAGGAACAGAAGTAGGGCATATATTTAAACTTGGTACTAAATATTCGGAAGCCATGAATGCTAAGTTTATAGATGAAGATGGAAAAGAAAAGCCATTTATAATGGGATGCTATGGAATTGGAGTTACAAGAACAATGGCATCTATAATTGAGCAACATCATGATGAGAATGGTATAGTATGGCCATTGTCTGTTGCACCATACCATGTTTCTGTAATTCCTGTTAATGTAAAAGATGAGGAACAAGCTAGAATTGCAAATGAAATTTATGAAAAATTAACAAGTGCTGGAATAGAAGCTCTTTTAGATGATAGAAATGAAAGAGCAGGAGTGAAATTCAAAGATTCAGAATTAATGGGAATACCAATGAGAATAACAGTAGGTAAAAAGATTAATGAGGGAGAAATTGAATTTAAACTTAGAGATGGAGAAATGGAAGTAATCAAAATAGAAGATGTTTATAATATAATAAAAGGTGAATTTGAGAAAAACAAAATAAAACTAAAATAA
- the rlmB gene encoding 23S rRNA (guanosine(2251)-2'-O)-methyltransferase RlmB: protein MVGNDKSTSAIEEREDIVIGRNAVIEALRGERTIETLYISNSKLEGSIKTIVGLAKENKILIKEVDKRKLDSMCGGEVHQGVIAKVTPYKYSEVSDILDLAEKRGEAPFIVILDEVEDPHNLGSIVRTAELFGVHGIILPKRRSASVSTTVYKSSVGAIEHVKIAKVTNLNSTIEELKEKGIWIYGADIRAEEYSYQVDFGGPCAVIIGNEGRGISKLTVEKCDKLIKIPMVGKINSLNASVAGGIIMYEVLKGRLK from the coding sequence ATGGTAGGAAATGATAAATCAACAAGCGCTATTGAAGAGAGAGAAGATATAGTTATTGGAAGAAATGCTGTAATTGAAGCTCTAAGAGGAGAAAGAACGATCGAAACACTATATATATCTAATAGTAAATTAGAAGGTTCAATAAAAACTATTGTTGGTTTGGCAAAAGAAAATAAAATATTAATAAAAGAAGTGGATAAAAGAAAACTTGATTCAATGTGTGGTGGAGAAGTACATCAAGGGGTAATAGCAAAAGTAACTCCATATAAATATTCAGAAGTATCGGATATATTGGATTTAGCAGAGAAAAGAGGGGAAGCTCCGTTCATAGTTATATTGGATGAGGTTGAAGATCCGCATAATTTAGGATCAATAGTAAGAACTGCAGAATTATTTGGAGTTCATGGAATTATACTCCCAAAGAGAAGAAGTGCATCTGTAAGTACAACCGTTTATAAATCTTCGGTTGGAGCAATAGAACATGTAAAAATAGCCAAAGTAACAAATTTAAATTCGACAATAGAGGAACTAAAAGAAAAGGGGATCTGGATTTATGGGGCGGACATAAGAGCAGAAGAATATAGCTACCAAGTAGATTTTGGAGGACCTTGTGCGGTTATAATTGGAAATGAAGGGAGAGGTATTTCAAAATTAACGGTGGAAAAGTGTGATAAGCTAATAAAAATACCAATGGTCGGAAAGATTAATTCTTTAAACGCATCTGTAGCTGGTGGTATAATTATGTATGAAGTTTTAAAAGGACGATTGAAATAG
- the ispD gene encoding 2-C-methyl-D-erythritol 4-phosphate cytidylyltransferase, translating into MVSAIVLAGGRGKRMGYIQSKQYIDLNGAPILYYTLKQFIENDLIDKIILVVPEDEKDYCKREVLNKYGLKIDDLVSGGSERQESVYNALEKLEKSDIVLIHDGARPFASQKIINDAVEYAKRYKAAAPGVMPKDTIKIKDGNNFSVDTLVRSELVAIQTPQAFDFNLIYECHKEIKKRCISVTDDTSVVELFGHKVYIYEGDYKNIKITTPEDLILAEYFVKDIV; encoded by the coding sequence ATGGTTAGTGCGATAGTATTAGCTGGAGGCAGAGGTAAGAGAATGGGTTATATTCAAAGCAAGCAATATATTGATTTGAATGGTGCGCCCATTCTTTATTACACGTTAAAACAGTTTATAGAAAATGATTTAATAGATAAGATCATTTTAGTAGTGCCTGAAGATGAAAAAGATTATTGTAAAAGAGAAGTATTAAATAAATATGGATTAAAAATAGATGATTTAGTATCTGGTGGGAGCGAAAGACAAGAATCAGTATATAACGCCTTGGAGAAATTAGAAAAATCTGATATAGTATTAATTCATGATGGAGCTAGGCCATTTGCATCTCAGAAAATAATAAATGATGCGGTTGAATATGCTAAGCGCTATAAAGCTGCAGCACCTGGAGTTATGCCGAAAGATACTATAAAAATTAAAGATGGTAATAATTTTTCAGTCGATACTTTAGTTAGAAGTGAACTTGTTGCAATTCAAACGCCACAAGCTTTTGATTTTAACCTGATATATGAATGCCATAAAGAGATAAAGAAAAGATGTATATCAGTTACTGATGATACTAGTGTGGTAGAACTTTTTGGGCATAAAGTTTATATTTATGAGGGTGATTATAAAAATATAAAAATAACTACACCGGAAGATTTAATACTTGCAGAGTATTTTGTAAAAGATATAGTATAG
- the radA gene encoding DNA repair protein RadA, with amino-acid sequence MKKKTLYRCNSCGFESIKWLGKCPTCNNWNTLEEITIEAKNLETRSRQVAKKPLKKLLEIVSNKSDRIVTGINEFDRVMGGGIVKDSISIITARPGAGKSTLLLEISDAVAQKGYKVIYASGEESDSQIKNRADRILNKIHEDIWVLQETSLDNVLDAVEEIDPDIIIIDSIQTFTMESSLPARAGSPTQTMECANALLQMAKNGRRPRAVIIVGQMTKSDELAGLRALEHLVDTVLIIEDDSDEELRVLVSSKNRFGGIENGFFQMGERGIISIDNPSEFFMTKREEGEIVSGSALTVIKEGTRAIITEIESLVSKSFTPYPTRIGETLGKDKLNTLISILEQRGGINLYDKNVIIKTTGGIKIREQGINLAVIMSIVSSVKQQGIESDIAFIADVGLTGELKKVPSLESRIRELERMGFKKVYVPKDSIGKSSNLKKIDIIELKTLMDVINNIYRS; translated from the coding sequence ATGAAGAAAAAAACATTATATAGATGCAATAGTTGCGGTTTTGAAAGTATAAAGTGGCTTGGTAAATGCCCAACATGCAATAATTGGAATACATTAGAGGAAATTACTATTGAAGCAAAAAATTTAGAGACTAGATCCAGACAAGTAGCAAAAAAACCGTTAAAAAAACTTTTGGAGATAGTTTCCAACAAAAGCGATAGAATAGTAACAGGGATAAATGAATTTGATAGGGTTATGGGTGGAGGAATCGTAAAGGATTCAATTTCAATTATAACAGCAAGACCGGGAGCAGGAAAATCAACACTTCTTCTTGAAATTTCCGATGCTGTCGCCCAAAAAGGATATAAAGTAATTTATGCGTCAGGGGAAGAAAGTGATAGTCAGATAAAAAACAGAGCAGACAGAATTCTTAATAAAATCCACGAAGATATATGGGTACTACAAGAAACAAGTCTTGATAATGTTTTAGATGCAGTTGAAGAAATAGATCCGGATATTATAATAATAGATAGTATACAAACATTTACTATGGAATCATCTTTGCCAGCGAGAGCAGGGTCACCTACACAAACTATGGAATGTGCTAATGCATTGCTCCAAATGGCTAAAAACGGTAGAAGGCCAAGAGCGGTTATAATAGTTGGGCAGATGACTAAAAGTGATGAACTTGCAGGGCTAAGAGCCTTAGAACATTTAGTTGATACGGTGCTTATAATAGAAGATGATAGTGATGAAGAGTTAAGAGTACTTGTAAGTTCTAAAAATAGATTTGGCGGTATTGAAAATGGCTTCTTTCAAATGGGGGAGAGAGGGATTATTTCAATAGATAACCCCTCAGAATTCTTCATGACAAAGCGTGAAGAAGGAGAAATTGTATCAGGAAGTGCATTAACAGTAATTAAAGAAGGAACAAGAGCAATAATAACTGAAATAGAAAGTTTAGTGTCGAAGAGTTTTACTCCGTATCCTACAAGAATAGGGGAAACATTAGGAAAGGATAAATTAAACACTTTGATATCTATACTTGAACAACGTGGAGGAATTAATTTATACGATAAGAATGTAATTATTAAAACTACAGGTGGTATAAAAATAAGAGAACAGGGCATTAATTTAGCTGTAATAATGAGTATAGTATCCTCAGTAAAGCAGCAGGGGATAGAATCAGATATAGCGTTTATAGCAGATGTAGGACTGACTGGGGAACTTAAAAAAGTACCATCATTAGAAAGTAGGATTAGGGAACTTGAGAGAATGGGATTTAAAAAGGTTTATGTTCCAAAGGATTCTATAGGAAAAAGCAGTAACTTAAAGAAAATAGATATAATTGAATTAAAGACCTTGATGGATGTAATAAATAATATTTATAGAAGCTAG
- a CDS encoding glutaredoxin family protein, translated as MVKVYTTNTCPWCVKAKTFLKSENIEFQELNVQDDMEAREEMIKKSNQMGVPVLDINDNIIIGFDKPAILKALGK; from the coding sequence ATGGTAAAAGTATATACTACCAATACTTGTCCTTGGTGCGTTAAAGCAAAAACTTTTCTTAAATCAGAGAACATTGAATTTCAAGAATTAAATGTTCAAGATGATATGGAAGCTAGAGAAGAAATGATAAAAAAGTCTAATCAGATGGGTGTCCCAGTATTAGATATTAATGATAATATTATTATAGGCTTTGATAAGCCTGCTATTCTAAAGGCTTTAGGTAAATAA
- the trxB gene encoding thioredoxin-disulfide reductase translates to MSKEKKELDLIIIGGGPAGLTAAMYAGRAKLDTLLLENELVGGQVRNSYTIENYPGFKSIGGGDLADIFQEQARDLGANIDEFDSIEKIYISDDEKIIETESYVYQPKAVIIATGAAPRKLPLPQEEQFSGRGIHYCAICDGALYQGKKVAVVGGGNSALEESIFLTRFAEKVYLIRRYDYFKGEQSLIDEVFNNPKIEVLLNKDLTQANGKEFLESVIIKDTKTQESSSLDVNAVFGYIGTEPRTKEVKDYIKLNEQGYIITDEDLQTNIQGVYAAGDVRQKKYRQITTAVSDGTIALLNAEKYILRKRK, encoded by the coding sequence ATGAGTAAAGAAAAGAAAGAATTGGATTTAATTATAATTGGTGGTGGACCAGCAGGTCTTACAGCAGCAATGTATGCAGGAAGGGCAAAGTTGGATACATTGTTGTTAGAAAATGAACTTGTGGGAGGTCAAGTTAGAAATAGTTATACTATAGAGAATTACCCGGGATTTAAAAGTATAGGTGGAGGAGATTTAGCTGACATATTTCAAGAACAAGCTAGAGATCTTGGAGCAAATATTGATGAATTTGATTCAATTGAAAAGATATATATATCAGATGATGAAAAGATTATAGAAACTGAATCATATGTATACCAACCTAAAGCTGTAATAATTGCTACAGGAGCTGCACCAAGAAAACTGCCTCTTCCTCAAGAAGAACAATTTTCAGGAAGAGGAATTCATTACTGTGCTATTTGTGATGGAGCACTTTATCAAGGCAAAAAAGTTGCTGTTGTAGGCGGCGGAAATTCTGCACTAGAGGAGTCTATATTTTTAACTAGGTTTGCTGAAAAAGTGTACTTAATAAGAAGGTATGATTATTTTAAAGGAGAACAGTCATTAATTGATGAAGTTTTCAATAATCCTAAAATAGAAGTTCTATTAAATAAGGATTTGACTCAAGCCAATGGTAAGGAATTTTTGGAATCAGTTATTATAAAAGACACTAAGACTCAAGAAAGTAGTAGCTTAGATGTTAATGCAGTTTTTGGATATATAGGAACAGAGCCTAGAACAAAAGAAGTAAAGGATTATATAAAATTGAATGAACAAGGATATATAATTACCGATGAAGATTTACAAACAAATATTCAAGGAGTATATGCAGCAGGGGACGTAAGACAAAAGAAGTATAGGCAAATAACAACTGCTGTATCAGATGGTACGATTGCGCTTTTAAATGCAGAAAAATATATATTACGAAAAAGAAAATAG
- a CDS encoding NYN domain-containing protein, producing the protein MKTIFVDGYNVINSWPNLKQKKDSSFEGARQTLIDTLHNYGVFNACRIILVFDAHKVTGSIEKKEEVNRNISVVFTKDGETADSYIEKQVNALGRKHEIVVVTSDSLEQQTIFQRGAVRMSSLEFYNEVLRIEKSIKNKADKNRISQKNIISDNIDDRIVKILEEIRRSK; encoded by the coding sequence GTGAAAACTATTTTTGTAGATGGATATAATGTTATAAATAGTTGGCCTAATTTAAAACAAAAAAAAGATTCTAGCTTTGAGGGTGCAAGACAAACTCTTATAGATACTTTACATAATTATGGAGTTTTTAATGCTTGTAGAATAATATTAGTATTTGATGCTCATAAAGTTACTGGGAGTATTGAAAAGAAAGAAGAGGTAAATAGAAATATATCAGTAGTATTTACAAAGGATGGAGAAACTGCGGATAGTTATATTGAGAAACAAGTAAATGCTCTAGGAAGGAAACATGAAATAGTTGTTGTAACATCTGATAGCTTAGAGCAGCAAACAATTTTTCAAAGAGGTGCAGTTAGAATGTCATCTTTAGAATTTTATAATGAGGTTCTAAGGATAGAGAAGTCTATAAAAAATAAAGCAGATAAGAACAGAATTTCACAGAAAAATATAATAAGTGATAATATAGATGATAGGATAGTCAAAATATTAGAAGAAATCAGAAGAAGTAAGTAA